One part of the Rutidosis leptorrhynchoides isolate AG116_Rl617_1_P2 chromosome 1, CSIRO_AGI_Rlap_v1, whole genome shotgun sequence genome encodes these proteins:
- the LOC139866096 gene encoding fasciclin-like arabinogalactan protein 17 has product MDSQIYGVAFTLLIFIFNLIPPQITSTTTTSSLIHSNSILVALLDSHYTELSELVEKALLLQTLEDTVSLHNITIFAPSNEALERHLDPEFKRFLLEPGNLKSLQNLLLFHIIPSRVGSEEWPGSDLDPDLIPEVRHETLCVDESENHIPLTREINGEKLVGGLAKVTRPDDVVRPDGVIHGIERLLVPRLVQEEFNKRRSLSSISAVLPEGAPVVDPRTNRLKKPVAPVAAGAPPVLPVYDALAPGPSLAPAPAPGPGGAHRHFNGESQVKDFIQTLLHYGGYNELADILVNLTSLATEMGKLVSEGYVLTVLAPNDEAMAKLTTDQLSDPGAPEQIMYYHLIPEYQTEESMYNSVRRFGKVQYDTLRLPHKVVAEEADGSVKFGSGEDSAYLFDPDIYTDGRISVQGIDGVLFPVEPIVEKPKAANDDVLETKTKVVLKQNRGKLLEVACSIVGTFGQDSQFSSCH; this is encoded by the exons ATGGATTCACAGATCTATGGTGTTGCATTCACACTTTTAATTTTCATATTCAATCTCATTCCACCACAAATCACTTCTACTACTACTACTTCATCACTCATCCATTCAAACTCCATTCTCGTTGCTCTTTTGGATTCACATTACACTGAGCTCTCTGAGCTAGTTGAAAAAGCTCTATTATTACAAACCCTAGAAGACACTGTTTCACTTCACAATATCACCATTTTCGCACCCAGTAATGAAGCTTTGGAGCGACATTTAGATCCGGAGTTCAAACGGTTCTTACTTGAACCCGGTAATCTTAAATCGTTACAGAATTTACTACTTTTTCACATCATTCCGAGTCGAGTCGGTTCAGAAGAGTGGCCCGGGTCGGATTTGGATCCGGATTTGATACCTGAAGTTAGGCATGAGACGCTGTGTGTTGACGAAAGTGAGAATCATATACCGTTAACTCGAGAAATAAACGGAGAGAAACTGGTGGGTGGGTTGGCTAAGGTGACCCGACCCGATGATGTGGTTAGACCCGATGGGGTTATCCATGGGATTGAGAGGTTGTTGGTGCCTAGGTTGGTACAAGAGGAGTTTAATAAGAGGAGGAGTTTGAGTTCCATTTCTGCTGTTTTACCGGAAGGAGCTCCGGTTGTGGATCCGAGAACTAACCGGTTGAAGAAACCGGTTGCTCCGGTTGCTGCCGGGGCTCCACCGGTGTTACCGGTTTATGACGCGTTAGCTCCAGGTCCGTCTCTCGCTCCTGCACCAGCGCCTGGACCCGGTGGCGCCCACCGTCATTTTAACGGCGAGAGCCAG GTGAAAGACTTCATCCAAACGCTACTACATTACGGCGGTTACAACGAATTAGCTGACATTTTGGTCAATTTAACATCGTTAGCGACAGAGATGGGGAAACTAGTGTCCGAGGGTTATGTTCTAACGGTGTTGGCACCGAATGATGAAGCTATGGCTAAACTTACAACTGACCAATTAAGTGATCCTGGTGCACCGGAGCAGATAATGTACTATCATTTAATACCAGAGTATCAAACGGAAGAAAGTATGTATAATTCTGTAAGGCGGTTCGGTAAGGTTCAGTATGATACATTACGGCTGCCACATAAGGTGGTGGCAGAGGAGGCTGATGGGTCGGTGAAATTTGGGTCAGGGGAGGATTCGGCGTATTTGTTTGACCCGGATATTTATACGGATGGGAGAATATCGGTGCAGGGTATTGATGGGGTCTTGTTTCCGGTTGAGCCGATAGTGGAGAAACCGAAGGCGGCTAACGATGATGTTCTGGAAACGAAGACGAAAGTTGTGCTTAAGCAAAATAGAG